Proteins co-encoded in one Medicago truncatula cultivar Jemalong A17 chromosome 8, MtrunA17r5.0-ANR, whole genome shotgun sequence genomic window:
- the LOC25501241 gene encoding NAC domain-containing protein 72: MGVPERDPLSQLSLPPGFRFFPTDEELLVQYLCRKVAGHHFSLPIIAEIDLYKFDPWVLPGKANFGEKEWYFFSPRDRKYPNGSRPNRVAGSGYWKATGTDKIITTEGRKVGIKKALVFYIGKAPKGTKTNWIMHEYRLLDASRKHNLGSSKLDDWVLCRIYKKNSSSQKEIPTFSSKECCNASSPSSSSQVDEMLDSFLEIDDQSFALPRVTSLRMLQQEEKFGFNNMGAGIFSDWVNPTDIESSPEFGLGNQSDGMMNYGCNDYCVPSVPPFGNMDLSAESRNPTDEEVQSGMRTNRVTDPSSLYQHNTNVFLSGLGDPFGFGYSGH, from the exons atgGGAGTTCCAGAGAGAGATCCTCTTTCACAGTTGAGTTTACCACCTGGTTTCAGATTCTTCCCCACTGATGAGGAGCTTCTTGTTCAATATCTATGTCGTAAAGTTGCAGGACATCATTTTTCTTTGCCAATTATTGCTGAAATTGATTTGTATAAATTTGATCCTTGGGTTCTTCCAG GCAAGGCGAATTTTGGTGAGAAAGAATGGTATTTCTTCAGTCCAAGGGACAGGAAATATCCAAATGGTTCTAGACCAAACAGAGTTGCTGGTTCTGGTTATTGGAAAGCCACAGGAACAGACAAAATTATCACAACTGAAGGTAGAAAAGTTGGCATAAAAAAAGCACTTGTTTTCTACATTGGCAAAGCACCAAAAGGAACAAAAACTAATTGGATTATGCATGAGTATCGTCTTCTTGACGCTTCGCGAAAACACAATCTTGGTAGCTCAAAA CTTGATGATTGGGTTTTGTGTCGAATATACAAGAAAAACTCAAGCTCACAAAAGGAAATTccaacattttcaagcaaagAATGCTGCAATGCTTCTTCGCCTTCATCGTCGTCCCAAGTGGATGAAATGTTGGACTCATTCTTGGAAATTGATGATCAGAGCTTTGCACTGCCGCGGGTGACATCACTACGAATGCTACAACAAGAGGAGAAGTTCGGCTTTAACAACATGGGTGCCGGAATTTTTTCCGATTGGGTTAACCCAACGGATATTGAATCCTCACCGGAATTTGGTTTAGGAAACCAAAGTGATGGGATGATGAATTACGGTTGTAATGACTATTGTGTTCCTTCCGTGCCACCGTTTGGCAACATGGATTTGTCGGCGGAGTCCAGAAACCCCACCGACGAAGAGGTTCAAAGCGGCATGAGGACTAACCGGGTCACTGACCCTTCTAGTTTATATCAACATAATACTAATGTATTTTTATCGGGCTTGGGTGACCCATTCGGGTTTGGGTATTCGGGTCATTAA
- the LOC25501239 gene encoding ABC transporter G family member 9 → MDMEKEMQDIEAQSTYKTTLQKEASKIFHKRNPPVTLKFHDVVYKINKTKKWKLLERKTKVEEKVILNGVTGMVRPGEILAILGPSGSGKTTLLTALGGRLGGKLSGTITYNGKIFSNSMKKSIGFVTQEDILYPHLTVTETLVFTSLLRLPNSFTEKEKIELAKSVMALLGLTKCKDSIIGKPMLRGVSGGERKRVSIGQEMLINPSLLFLDEPTSGLDSTTAQKIVFNLWELASGGRTFVMTIHQPSSRIYNMFHTVLILSEGVPLYYGKGSEAMEYFSGIGYEPEIAMSPSDFLLDLANGVYTDQSNEDHALNKNELISAYKNYFDAKWKPIILDENPDNGEIQSGFEDSGFGKWSTSWSQQFIVLLKRDLKERKHEPFSVLRISKIVVIALLTGLLWYKSSVSHLQDQIGLLFFINSFWAVVPFYKAIFTFPQEATMLEKERSSGMYRLSSYFMSRMIVDLPMELILPTIYIIIIYFMTGLKPNVINFLYTLFSLLLNVLVSQGLGLAIGAIIMEQKSAITLGSIILLSFVLVVGFYVQHVPKFIAWIKYISITYYIYKLALGSQYDINDTYPCSNGKCLIAEFPLIRQMGELNLQGQLMAVFLLFIMLIGYRLMAYFALMRIGVTKKISI, encoded by the exons ATGGATATGGAGAAAGAGATGCAAGACATTGAGGCTCAATCCACTTACAAAACTACATTGCAGAAGGAAGCATCTAAAATCTTCCACAAGAGAAATCCTCCAGTAACTTTGAAG TTccatgatgttgtatataaaaTCAACAAGACCAAAAAGTGGAAATTACTTGAGAGAAAAACCAAGGTAGAAGAGAAAGTAATACTGAATGGAGTTACAGGAATGGTTCGGCCGGGTGAGATTCTTGCCATTTTAGGTCCATCTGGAAGTGGTAAAACAACTCTCCTAACAGCACTAGGAGGAAGACTAGGAGGAAAACTCTCTGGAACAATAACTTACAATggcaaaatcttttcaaattcGATGAAGAAGAGCATTGGATTTGTTACACAAGAGGATATTCTCTATCCTCACTTGACTGTTACAGAAACTCTAGTTTTCACTTCCCTTCTAAGATTGCCTAATAGTTTCAccgaaaaagagaaaattgagcTTGCGAAATCTGTCATGGCTCTACTTGGTTTAACAAAATGTAAAGATAGCATCATTGGAAAACCAATGTTGAGAGGGGTTTCTGGAGGGGAAAGAAAAAGGGTAAGCATAGGACAAGAGATGCTTATAAATCCAAGTTTGTTGTTTTTAGATGAACCTACTTCGGGATTAGATTCAACAACGGCGCAGAAAATCGTGTTCAATTTATGGGAGCTTGCAAGCGGAGGAAGAACATTTGTGATGACAATACATCAACCTTCAAGTAGGATATATAATATGTTTCACactgttttgattttatcagaAGGAGTTCCTTTGTATTATGGAAAGGGTTCTGAAGCTATGGAATATTTCTCTGGTATTGGATATGAACCTGAAATTGCCATGAGCCCATCTGATTTCCTTTTGGATCTTGCAAATG GAGTTTACACTGATCAATCAAACGAGGATCATGCCTTAAATAAGAACGAATTGATTTCTGCATATAAGAACTACTTTGATGCCAAATGGAAGCCAATAATACTTGATGAAAATCCCGACAACGGTGAAATCCAGAGTGGATTTGAAGACAGCGGCTTTGGGAAATGGTCTACTAGTTGGTCGCAGCAATTCATTGTGCTGTTAAAAAGAGACctgaaagagagaaaacatgAACCATTCTCCGTCCTGCGAATTTCTAAGATCGTTGTGATTGCCCTTCTTACAGGACTACTTTGGTATAAGTCTAGTGTTTCGCACTTGCAGGATCAG ATTGGCCTTCTATTCTTCATTAATAGCTTCTGGGCTGTGGTACCTTTCTACAAAGCAATATTCACTTTCCCTCAAGAGGCAACTATGCTGGAAAAAGAAAGATCTTCCGGAATGTATAGACTCTCATCATACTTCATGTCAAGGATGATAGTTGACCTTCCAATGGAGCTTATTCTTCCCACCATATATattatcataatatattttatgacaGGGCTGAAACCTAATGTGATCAACTTCTTATACACTTTGTTTAGCCTCTTACTCAATGTTTTAGTTTCACAAGGACTAGGCCTAGCCATTGGTGCTATTATTATGGAACAAAAATCGGCAATCACGCTTGGCTCAATCATCTTGCTTAGTTTTGTGCTGGTTGTTGGATTCTATGttcaacatgttccaaaatttatAGCATGGATCAAGTACATTTCCATCACATACTATATATACAAGCTCGCTTTAGGGTCTCAGTATGACATTAATGACACATACCCATGTTCTAATGGGAAGTGTTTGATTGCAGAGTTTCCATTGATAAGGCAAATGGGAGAACTAAATCTGCAAGGGCAGCTCATGGCTGTATTTCTTCTATTCATAATGCTAATAGGTTATAGACTTATGGCTTATTTTGCTCTTATGAGGATTGGGGTGACAAAGAAGATTTCTATCTGA
- the LOC112417361 gene encoding uncharacterized protein: protein MESRGWTDGGGAWEWRRRLLAWEESVSQCTSLLQNVVLQDHIIDRWRWILNPIHGYSVKGTYSYLTASGIYSECGLSVDLWKKQVPLKVFVFVWRLLRNRIPTKDNLLRRRINSLDNTSCTGGCGSSETANHLLIHCVFFGMVWHRIYQWLGISFIVPASASDHLHHFGHPAGIPRSSHSFVTVIWMADVWVISKERNNKIFNQKIDTLDI from the coding sequence ATGGAGAGTAGGGGGTGGACCGATGGTGGTGGTGCTTGGGAGTGGAGGAGACGCCTTTTGGCGTGGGAGGAGTCGGTGTCCCAGTGTACATCTCTGTTGCAGAATGTTGTTTTGCAGGACCATATTATTGACAGGTGGCGGTGGATTCTTAACCCTATTCATGGCTATTCCGTTAAGGGTACTTACTCTTATCTCACGGCGTCGGGTATCTATTCAGAGTGTGGGTTGTCTGTCGATTTGTGGAAGAAGCAAGTTCCGCTTAAggtctttgtttttgtttggcgACTTCTCCGCAATCGAATTCCCACTAAAGACAACCTTCTCCGTAGGCGCATCAATTCTCTTGACAACACTTCCTGTACTGGTGGGTGCGGTTCTTCCGAGACTGCGAATCATTTACTCATccattgtgttttttttggtaTGGTGTGGCATCGTATCTATCAGTGGCTAGGCATCTCATTTATTGTTCCAGCATCCGCTAGTGATCACCTTCATCATTTTGGTCACCCTGCGGGGATACCGCGATCGTCACACTCTTTTGTGACGGTAATTTGGATGGCTGATGTTTGGGTTATCTcgaaggaaagaaacaacaagATTTTTAACCAGAAGATTGACACCTTGGACATTTAG